The following are from one region of the Candidatus Polarisedimenticolia bacterium genome:
- a CDS encoding insulinase family protein: protein MKSILIRSGRTAGSACLGILLSGAAIPRSFAAPGVPESRTLANGLKVVVLEDHTLPLTAVSLWVGSGSKDEIETSAGYAHFLEHLIQRGTDTTGPFEYQKRAHRWGGSLAVRANYDRTHITATGVSSLVADQVDAVAGMALRAKLDNKEIDLELGTLSQEVHQYYDDPSMVAFLEAMRAAFPNHPYRFPPLGNLKTIGTLKHDPLSAFYKNLYVPNNMALVLAGDLDPGRGFALAEQAFGKAAPSATLPEKPPSLQGFAGHDDKEKPLDLREPWTTLSFVGPGYRHPDRAAFEVLARALGEAGRSPIQAALVRDSAGSQVRVSYYRLEEAGLLYIGMVPATPELSYAAATSALKELVAFKKRGMKDEEVRGHVRRILLEERLKAERLAERSEGLGEAALFGGVRYYWDLPDVYARLTAAEVNRVAAKYLVGENLRLVVIVPKTTPAQREEDKDVFHAALDELGGVAASLPAPSLQTALYAPEEAARLRPEAWGDPRDARGANPPVRAVLDNGLGLVVREDHRHSLLAVSLQLPFGSGHDPAGKEGLAYVAAHVLPMAPAASARGQSSGEAERPSPVPEVLVSRDLTEIRFRVDPGGLNAGLQALAGWLRKATPTEASFAAVRRGSRQALERADTDPSFMTLELFREKVYAGHPYAHPAVGTTTGLDALALADVEDFLKRRLGPRGAVLAIAGDVLAADARKAVEDQFGDWKNPKGADGPPVAPGPAVEHAQPGEVSRLMSGSQSTVLVGVPATSISDPDFDDVRLLGAALTVLSFEDMVFGRRAAFSASAVPEALRDGGALAILVVTQPARREEAVFDVQRLMRRLALEPLDQKDVDDFARVEAARETSELQGVAALASSLGYREVAGLATRARGKPSAPASAPSPARLKDMASRFLRPESWIVVKVGPQAN, encoded by the coding sequence ATGAAATCGATCCTGATCCGATCAGGCCGCACGGCCGGAAGCGCCTGCCTCGGGATTCTGCTCTCGGGCGCCGCTATCCCGCGCAGCTTCGCCGCACCCGGCGTGCCGGAGAGCCGCACTCTCGCGAACGGGCTCAAGGTGGTGGTCCTCGAGGATCACACGCTCCCCCTGACCGCCGTCAGCCTGTGGGTCGGATCGGGGAGCAAGGACGAGATCGAGACATCGGCCGGCTACGCGCACTTCCTCGAGCACCTCATCCAGCGCGGCACCGACACCACCGGGCCGTTCGAGTACCAGAAACGGGCCCACCGCTGGGGGGGATCGCTCGCGGTGCGGGCCAACTACGATCGCACGCACATCACGGCGACCGGCGTATCGTCCCTCGTCGCGGACCAGGTGGACGCCGTGGCCGGCATGGCCCTGAGGGCCAAGCTGGACAACAAGGAAATCGATCTCGAGCTCGGCACGCTGTCGCAGGAGGTGCACCAGTATTACGACGATCCGTCCATGGTCGCGTTTCTGGAGGCGATGCGCGCCGCCTTCCCGAATCACCCCTATCGCTTTCCGCCCCTCGGTAACCTGAAGACCATCGGCACCTTGAAGCATGACCCGCTTTCGGCCTTCTACAAGAACCTGTACGTGCCGAACAACATGGCCCTGGTCCTCGCAGGAGACCTGGATCCGGGGCGGGGATTCGCCCTGGCCGAGCAGGCATTCGGCAAGGCGGCGCCAAGCGCCACCCTGCCGGAAAAGCCCCCGTCGCTCCAGGGGTTTGCCGGACACGACGACAAGGAGAAGCCGCTCGACCTGCGAGAGCCTTGGACCACTCTGTCGTTCGTCGGCCCCGGCTACCGGCACCCGGATCGGGCGGCGTTCGAGGTGCTGGCGCGGGCGCTGGGCGAAGCCGGACGCTCCCCCATCCAGGCGGCCCTGGTGCGGGACAGCGCGGGCTCGCAGGTGCGCGTCAGCTATTACCGGCTCGAGGAGGCCGGCCTGCTCTACATCGGCATGGTCCCCGCCACGCCGGAGCTGTCGTACGCCGCGGCAACCTCGGCCCTCAAGGAGCTCGTGGCCTTCAAGAAACGCGGCATGAAGGACGAGGAGGTCCGGGGCCACGTGCGGAGGATCCTCCTCGAAGAGCGCCTGAAGGCCGAGCGCCTGGCCGAGCGCAGCGAGGGCCTGGGAGAAGCGGCCCTGTTCGGCGGCGTGCGCTACTACTGGGACCTGCCCGATGTCTATGCCCGCCTCACGGCCGCCGAGGTCAACCGCGTCGCGGCAAAATACCTGGTGGGCGAGAACCTACGCCTCGTGGTGATCGTGCCGAAGACCACACCGGCCCAGAGGGAGGAGGACAAGGACGTTTTCCACGCGGCGCTGGACGAGCTCGGCGGGGTCGCCGCGAGCCTCCCCGCTCCCTCGCTCCAGACCGCCCTGTACGCGCCCGAGGAGGCTGCCCGCCTGCGGCCCGAGGCCTGGGGCGATCCGCGCGACGCCCGCGGGGCGAATCCTCCCGTCCGTGCGGTGCTGGACAACGGGCTGGGGCTCGTGGTCCGGGAGGATCACCGGCACTCACTTCTGGCGGTTTCCCTGCAGCTTCCGTTCGGCTCGGGACATGACCCGGCCGGCAAGGAGGGGCTGGCCTATGTGGCCGCCCACGTTCTGCCGATGGCCCCGGCCGCTTCGGCGCGCGGCCAGAGTTCCGGCGAAGCCGAGCGTCCGAGTCCGGTGCCGGAGGTCCTCGTGTCCCGCGACCTGACCGAAATTCGCTTCCGCGTCGACCCCGGCGGGCTGAACGCCGGACTGCAGGCCCTGGCGGGCTGGTTGCGGAAGGCGACCCCGACCGAGGCCTCGTTCGCGGCGGTGCGCAGGGGCAGCCGCCAGGCGCTCGAAAGGGCCGACACCGACCCCTCGTTTATGACCCTGGAGCTGTTCCGCGAGAAGGTCTACGCCGGTCACCCGTATGCGCATCCGGCCGTCGGAACGACCACAGGCCTCGATGCGCTCGCGCTGGCCGACGTCGAGGACTTCCTGAAGCGCCGGCTGGGGCCGCGGGGGGCGGTGCTGGCGATCGCGGGAGACGTGCTGGCGGCCGACGCCAGGAAGGCGGTGGAGGATCAGTTCGGCGACTGGAAGAACCCGAAGGGGGCCGACGGCCCCCCGGTGGCGCCGGGCCCGGCGGTCGAGCACGCGCAACCCGGCGAGGTCAGCCGGTTGATGAGCGGGTCGCAGAGCACCGTGCTCGTCGGGGTCCCCGCGACGTCCATCTCCGATCCCGATTTCGACGACGTTCGACTGCTGGGCGCCGCCTTGACCGTCCTGTCCTTCGAGGACATGGTGTTCGGACGGCGGGCCGCCTTTTCCGCCAGCGCGGTCCCCGAGGCCCTGCGCGACGGCGGGGCGCTGGCGATCCTGGTCGTCACCCAGCCCGCGCGGCGGGAGGAGGCGGTGTTCGACGTCCAGCGATTGATGCGCCGGCTGGCGCTCGAACCGCTCGATCAGAAGGACGTGGACGACTTCGCGCGCGTCGAGGCCGCGCGAGAGACGTCCGAGCTCCAGGGCGTCGCGGCGCTCGCCAGCAGCCTCGGGTATCGCGAGGTGGCCGGGCTCGCGACCCGGGCCCGGGGCAAGCCTTCGGCCCCGGCCTCCGCTCCTTCCCCCGCCCGGTTGAAGGACATGGCGTCCCGCTTTCTCCGTCCCGAGTCCTGGATCGTCGTCAAGGTCGGGCCGCAGGCGAACTAG
- a CDS encoding response regulator, with protein sequence MPPTTKILLVDDDATVLDLVRETLEGCGYTIDTVTNSQEALARVQVGGYSMIILDLLLPDMNGFILAQEIKRLDPGLSDRILFISGILFGQSTVDHLGSVGAGFLSKPFQLESLIEAVDKIAKKRVA encoded by the coding sequence ATGCCCCCGACCACGAAGATCCTGCTCGTCGACGACGATGCCACGGTCCTCGATCTCGTGCGCGAGACCCTGGAAGGCTGCGGCTACACCATCGACACGGTCACCAACAGCCAGGAGGCGCTCGCCCGCGTCCAGGTGGGCGGCTACTCGATGATCATCCTGGACCTTCTGCTCCCCGACATGAACGGCTTCATCCTGGCGCAGGAGATCAAGCGGCTCGATCCCGGCCTCTCCGATCGGATCCTGTTCATCTCGGGCATCCTGTTCGGGCAGAGCACCGTCGACCATCTCGGCTCGGTCGGCGCCGGCTTTCTGAGCAAGCCCTTCCAGCTCGAATCCCTGATCGAGGCGGTCGACAAGATCGCCAAGAAGCGCGTCGCCTAG
- a CDS encoding glycosyltransferase family 39 protein translates to MERRLGPPLLLLWFALGAATLLRFVDLSGLPPAHYRDVATTATDALRAASGHPRLHYAYDEGLYSNLMGLVFLLLGASDWTVRAPGALFGVLTCLGVFRLGKALGQERAGLFGAVLLAVSFWHVLLSRSGFRAILLPCLLVHSIALLVEGLGGRGAWRPIVGGALFGLGIHVYPAFRFAPLLLPAYLLVEWSRSREGRGTVLRNILLFGAAAFAVASPMLLHYLHHPEHFNYPHRVLSVFSPKVTAAEVPAHLAANLKATLLMFHVSGDANWRHNLSGAPMLDPLTGLLFLLGLVLVWRRPARMPALLLGWLGALLLPNLLSVEGVPHGLRSSGVLPAVALLAGAGLESAVDFLARRRRPGEGTVLAAGVVALILIGDFTAYRYFVIWGHDPRMAEAHDVALKAAARVLRDAPPGVERFLVANGTGFPVNGHPVEAEVYLFELRDRPPVLLGPKDAGRLALSDRPALVALIRRDDRILGILRQLNPQASIVEVGGPGLSPESPVYRVN, encoded by the coding sequence ATGGAACGCCGGCTCGGGCCTCCTCTTCTTTTGTTATGGTTCGCGCTGGGCGCGGCGACGCTCCTGCGCTTCGTCGATCTGTCCGGCCTTCCGCCCGCGCACTATCGGGACGTGGCCACGACCGCCACCGACGCCCTGCGGGCCGCCTCGGGGCACCCGCGGCTGCACTACGCCTACGACGAGGGACTGTATTCCAATCTGATGGGGCTGGTCTTCCTGCTGCTCGGCGCCTCCGATTGGACGGTCCGGGCTCCGGGAGCGCTGTTCGGGGTCCTGACCTGCCTTGGGGTGTTCCGTCTCGGGAAGGCGCTCGGCCAGGAGAGGGCCGGACTATTCGGCGCCGTCCTCCTCGCCGTCTCCTTCTGGCATGTCCTGCTGAGCCGAAGCGGCTTCCGGGCCATCCTCCTTCCCTGTCTCCTGGTTCATTCGATCGCTCTGCTCGTCGAGGGGCTCGGGGGCAGGGGAGCCTGGCGTCCGATCGTGGGAGGAGCGCTGTTCGGGCTGGGGATCCACGTCTACCCGGCATTCCGCTTCGCCCCGCTCCTCCTGCCGGCGTACCTGCTCGTCGAATGGTCGCGCTCGCGGGAGGGGCGGGGTACGGTGCTCAGGAACATCCTGCTGTTTGGGGCGGCCGCCTTCGCCGTCGCTTCGCCGATGCTGCTCCACTACCTGCACCATCCGGAGCACTTCAATTATCCTCACCGCGTCCTGTCGGTCTTCAGTCCGAAAGTGACGGCCGCGGAGGTCCCCGCGCACCTGGCGGCGAACCTGAAGGCCACGCTCCTGATGTTCCACGTCTCGGGGGATGCGAACTGGCGCCACAATCTGAGCGGCGCGCCAATGCTCGATCCGCTCACCGGCCTCCTGTTTCTCCTGGGGCTCGTCCTGGTGTGGAGGCGACCGGCGCGGATGCCCGCACTCCTCCTCGGCTGGCTCGGGGCGCTGCTCCTCCCGAATCTCCTGTCGGTCGAGGGGGTGCCGCACGGCCTCAGGAGCTCGGGGGTCCTGCCGGCGGTGGCCCTGCTGGCGGGGGCCGGGCTCGAGAGCGCCGTCGACTTCCTGGCGCGCCGCCGCAGGCCGGGGGAGGGAACCGTACTGGCCGCGGGCGTCGTCGCCCTGATCCTGATCGGCGACTTCACGGCCTACCGGTATTTCGTCATCTGGGGGCACGATCCGCGGATGGCGGAGGCGCACGATGTGGCGTTGAAGGCGGCCGCCCGGGTGCTGCGGGACGCGCCCCCCGGGGTCGAGCGGTTCCTGGTCGCGAACGGCACAGGATTCCCGGTCAATGGCCACCCGGTCGAAGCCGAGGTGTACCTGTTCGAGCTCCGGGACCGGCCGCCCGTCCTTCTCGGTCCGAAGGACGCAGGGCGCCTGGCCCTTTCGGATCGACCCGCCCTGGTCGCCCTGATCAGGAGGGACGACCGGATCCTCGGAATCCTGCGCCAGCTCAATCCCCAGGCGTCGATCGTCGAGGTCGGCGGCCCGGGACTGTCGCCCGAGAGCCCTGTCTACCGGGTGAACTAG
- a CDS encoding GIY-YIG nuclease family protein, translated as MTRIPALQNEIVAHLRATGRAETSRSLASRFLRIEHGDEETCRRLLAPFLATVPGVVHRPDEGWSLVKGARAAAGAPALDDAAADRGVPPARQGMALSDFVALASEGAGPAGSGAVQVVSLLPVIAGEACQEEHFPAWADDEDARPGDEPAARGLTPAVLEDLLQTIGDLPVVCHRVAREVEPIRRLGAASGLPFQAPVISAAKLGHLLLGLKANHAVVDLAAALGEEAGGPDDCRGRVRLVAASFLRLLPLLKERGVDSLETLLEYQDMPAPPVDLSGCAFSAEDLKALPAVPGVYRFLDSRGEVFYVGKAKNLRVRLGSYFAPSARGTAKGRAVLEQIHSLAYDTVASEMEAALVEAALITEHRPRLNRQFDVHERPAPYGPRLNLVVVLRDAPGPRPSEAGCTLHFLRGGRYLARLGGVDGALGLLERIFFAGRADSPARAGVPDDTGVDIDWQLVSSFLRRHRDDVNVLDVDECASASEAAARLRVLAGAALSGPGRTVAR; from the coding sequence ATGACCAGGATTCCCGCCCTCCAGAATGAGATCGTCGCGCACCTGCGCGCCACGGGGCGGGCGGAGACCAGCCGCAGTCTGGCTTCCCGCTTCCTGCGCATCGAGCATGGCGACGAAGAGACCTGCCGCCGCCTGCTGGCCCCATTTCTCGCCACGGTGCCCGGCGTCGTGCACCGCCCGGACGAAGGCTGGTCGCTGGTGAAGGGGGCCCGCGCCGCCGCGGGCGCGCCCGCCCTGGATGATGCCGCGGCGGACCGGGGCGTCCCGCCGGCGCGGCAGGGCATGGCGCTCTCGGACTTCGTCGCCCTCGCATCGGAGGGGGCCGGGCCGGCCGGGAGCGGCGCCGTCCAGGTCGTGAGCCTCCTGCCCGTTATCGCGGGGGAGGCCTGCCAGGAGGAGCACTTCCCCGCCTGGGCCGACGACGAGGACGCCCGGCCGGGGGACGAGCCGGCAGCCAGGGGACTGACTCCTGCCGTCCTCGAGGACCTGTTGCAGACGATCGGCGATCTGCCGGTCGTCTGCCATCGCGTGGCGCGCGAGGTGGAGCCGATCCGCCGCCTGGGTGCCGCCTCGGGCCTGCCCTTTCAGGCGCCGGTGATTTCCGCCGCCAAGCTGGGCCATCTGCTTCTGGGGCTCAAGGCGAACCACGCCGTCGTGGACCTGGCGGCCGCTCTGGGGGAGGAGGCCGGCGGGCCCGACGATTGCCGGGGGCGCGTCCGTCTCGTCGCCGCGTCGTTCCTGCGGCTCCTTCCCCTTCTCAAGGAGCGCGGGGTCGACTCTCTGGAGACCCTGCTCGAGTACCAGGACATGCCGGCACCGCCCGTGGATCTGTCGGGGTGCGCGTTTTCCGCGGAGGATCTCAAGGCCCTGCCCGCCGTCCCCGGCGTGTACCGCTTCCTCGATTCCCGCGGAGAGGTCTTCTACGTCGGCAAGGCCAAGAACCTCCGGGTGCGTCTCGGGTCCTATTTCGCCCCTTCGGCCCGCGGCACGGCCAAGGGACGGGCGGTCCTGGAGCAGATCCACTCCCTGGCGTACGACACGGTCGCTTCCGAGATGGAGGCGGCGCTGGTCGAGGCGGCCCTGATCACCGAGCACCGCCCGCGCCTCAACCGGCAGTTCGACGTCCACGAGCGCCCGGCGCCCTATGGCCCGCGCCTCAACCTGGTGGTCGTCCTGAGAGACGCCCCCGGCCCGCGACCGTCCGAGGCGGGATGCACCCTGCACTTCCTGCGCGGGGGGCGCTACCTGGCGCGTCTCGGCGGCGTCGACGGCGCGCTCGGGCTCCTCGAGCGGATCTTCTTTGCGGGACGCGCCGACTCTCCCGCCCGGGCCGGGGTCCCGGACGACACAGGAGTCGACATCGACTGGCAGCTGGTCAGCTCGTTCCTCCGCAGGCACAGGGACGACGTGAACGTCCTGGACGTCGACGAGTGCGCCTCGGCGAGCGAGGCGGCTGCACGGTTGCGCGTCCTGGCGGGCGCGGCGCTCTCCGGACCAGGGCGGACCGTCGCGCGTTGA
- a CDS encoding FIST N-terminal domain-containing protein, with product MGTGAGVGISGETEALAAARSAARQALEGCGSARADWGLAFITSSHRPQYAVMLAEIQRTLGTEFIAGCSASGVLSGSEEIEGRPGAVVLAVRSDRLSAETLYAPIGDDDPRGAAREIGRQIQGRAGGLLVLLPDPLAARPDHLLHEIGRAAPGREAVGAAASGDPALRSTFQFYGRNVASRSIAGLHLSGGLRRAIGITQGCQPLGPMGRITAGDGNVILKIDSRPALDVLRARLPPPLASSIERLAGHLFVGLPPDPNQETMAPGEYLVRQLIGVDAARGALVIAATVREGEPVHFVLREAHAARQDLKEMLRPLAPAVAREEFRFGLYFNCAARGSSLYGMPGIDTAYISSALGNLPLAGFFGNAEIAPLRGENRLFTHTGVLALIGESSDV from the coding sequence ATGGGGACCGGGGCCGGCGTCGGAATTTCCGGGGAGACCGAGGCGCTCGCCGCCGCGAGGAGCGCGGCGCGCCAGGCGCTCGAGGGCTGCGGCTCGGCGCGCGCCGACTGGGGCCTGGCCTTCATCACCTCCTCGCACCGGCCCCAGTACGCCGTCATGCTGGCCGAGATCCAGAGGACGCTCGGCACCGAGTTCATCGCGGGCTGCAGCGCTTCCGGCGTCCTGAGCGGGTCGGAGGAGATCGAAGGGCGTCCCGGCGCCGTCGTGCTCGCGGTGCGATCCGATCGTCTGAGCGCCGAGACCCTGTACGCGCCGATCGGCGACGACGACCCGCGCGGCGCGGCCCGCGAGATCGGCCGGCAGATCCAGGGCCGGGCCGGCGGGCTCCTGGTCCTCCTGCCGGACCCTCTGGCCGCCCGGCCCGACCACCTCCTGCACGAGATCGGGCGCGCCGCGCCGGGGCGCGAGGCGGTGGGGGCCGCGGCCTCGGGCGACCCGGCACTGCGGAGCACCTTTCAGTTCTATGGACGGAACGTCGCCAGCCGGTCCATCGCGGGGCTCCATCTGTCGGGGGGCCTGCGCCGTGCCATCGGCATCACCCAGGGCTGCCAGCCTCTCGGTCCGATGGGACGCATCACCGCCGGGGATGGCAACGTCATCCTGAAGATCGACTCGCGTCCGGCGCTGGACGTCCTGCGCGCACGACTACCCCCGCCTCTGGCCTCCTCGATCGAACGTCTCGCGGGGCACCTGTTCGTCGGCCTGCCCCCCGACCCGAACCAGGAGACCATGGCCCCCGGCGAGTACCTGGTTCGCCAACTCATCGGCGTCGACGCCGCGCGGGGCGCCCTGGTGATCGCCGCCACCGTGAGGGAGGGCGAGCCGGTCCACTTCGTGCTGCGCGAGGCGCACGCGGCCCGCCAGGACCTGAAGGAGATGCTCAGGCCGCTCGCGCCGGCGGTCGCCAGGGAGGAATTCCGCTTCGGCCTCTACTTCAACTGCGCCGCCAGGGGCTCGTCCCTGTACGGGATGCCCGGCATCGACACGGCCTACATCTCGTCCGCCCTGGGGAATCTGCCGCTCGCCGGCTTCTTCGGCAACGCCGAAATCGCGCCCCTGCGAGGCGAGAACCGGCTGTTCACGCACACCGGCGTCCTGGCGCTCATCGGCGAGAGCTCCGACGTATAA